The Flavobacterium sp. 1 genome contains the following window.
ATATCGAATTGACCTGTCGTAGGATTTGGAAACGCACTAATTGCATCAACAGATTCTTCTTCCAATGTATTCAGCAAAGTATTTGATTTTTTATCAGTTAATCTACTTTGAATTGCCTGTGATAATGTTTTAACCTGTAAAGCAGCAGAATACTGACTTTCTCCTCCAGCATTCTCTGATGCAATTTTATAGAAGTAATCTGTATTTGATGCTAAATTTGTGTCGCCAAAAATGCTGTCTTTTACATAAGCTGCTAAAATTTCGTAAGTACCATCTATAGCTGTTGATCTTTTAATTTTATAAGATTCTGCTCCTGCTGCAAGCGACCATTTTAAATTGATTGCTGATGCTGATAATGCCTCACCCAGAAAGTTTGTTGGAATCGCTGGAATGACAGGCTGATCATAAACCAATATTGCTGAATATGCTGACTCAACATTATCTTTACCAACAACTTTGATTCTATACTCGGCATGTGTACGAACCAGATCATTTTTTTCAAGAATATTGTAATTCGTTGATTCATAAAAAACTGAAAATGCGCTTTCACCGCTTAGCTTTCTTTCAAGAACATATTTATTTACTAACTCCTGATTTGTTCCTGTCCATTTTACTGTAATATTTTTATAATCTGATGAAAGGGCATAACTCAAAGTTTCCACTTTTGTTTTCCACACAGGAATGTATTCCTTAGCTGAATTATAGGCTTTCGCCGATGCATTTTTAGCATAATATTGTCCCGCCGGAGTTAAAACCGTATAATCAGTTGCTGTGCTGGAAATTACTGGCGCTGTTTGAAGCCAAACATAACTCTGCCAGTTTGGATTTCTTGTTTTAAACGCATCATTTATAGTAACATACATTGCTCTGGCATCTTGTACCCAATTGTATATCGAATAGCGCTCTACATAATCGGCACTTTCCAGAACAGTTAATATCGCCGCCAAATCATTTTTGTGTTTAGTTGCATTCGCATCAGTAAGCTTATTAACATCATCCGGAAAATTATTAGCTGTCCAGTTTGCACCAATATTCCATTCTGTAATCCAAATTGGTCTATGGTATTTATCATATATGTTCTGTAAATCACTTTTCCATTGCGCTGCAGTTTTATACCAGTAACAGTGCAACGCAACATAATCAACTCGATAATTATTAGCCTCTGCCTTAGTCATAAAATTAGCCATCCATGGATTAAAAGGATCTGACGTCGCAGGAGAACCCACTCTTAAACCAGACTTTAGAAGACTTGGCCAAGAACTTATCGCCGCCTCAACTGTCATATTTGATTGATCAGGACGGTCTGGTTCATTAAATCCTAATAAATGTGTATACCCATCTTTAGTATATGCAGGTGTAAATGAAGGCCAATATTGAGTTTGTCTTATCGGAACATATTCTACGTTTGGAGTAGTATCCATTCCTGTATTCCAATTGTAATACCAGGTGATATTTGTTGCATTTATAGCTTCTGTACTCCCGCCGGCAAGTCCTTTTTTAGTGACTTGATGCCATTTCATTGTTCTTACAAATGAAATTGTTCCTTTTAAATTAATGGGTAAAATCGGAACTTCAAGATCTTCGTTTTCTGCGATATAAACTCTGCTGTATCCTGATCCATCTGCGCTTGTTGCAAAAGTTGCCATGTAACCTTTTTTTAATTTAAATGATTTGACCGCATTATCAAAAGATCCTAAATTATCAAATGGCATCACCGTAACATATTGCTGAGATGTTCCTCCATAATTTTCTTCAGTAAAAACTTGTAAAGGTTGGTAATTGGCAGAATAAGAAGCCACAACAGAACCTGAACCATAATTTGTGACACTCACATTAGTACCATTGCCTGCTAAAACACCGTTTACCGAAACATACTGTAGCTGCGAACTGATAACTGCACTCGGTTTAATATTTTCAAAATACAAACGGTTATCTGCTGAATTTAAATTTACGGTTGAATTGATTAAAGGATTATATCCGTTTTTTAGATATAAAGATGCCGACCCATTTAAAACTACTTTTGATTTTGTATAAGCCACAACGCTTGTGTTGGCCGTAATATCTAGGGTTTGCAGTGAAGGACTAATAACTTTCTCTGGCGCGTAAGCCGCATTCTCAAAAGTAACCGAAGTAATTGCCATGTCAACAGCACCAGCTGCATAATTTTTACCAATAACGATACTTGCTGTTTGTTGTCCCTGAACCTTTAAATCACTTATTCCAAAAAGTGCTTGGGCTCCAGTTACATTAATATAGTAAGTACCTGCAGTCTGCGATTGAAATGACAAATCTCCTATTCTTAATTTATTAGCAGCTCCTGTTACAAAACTTTTAGATGCCATAACTGTCCCTCCACCATTTGCTGCTGTGGAAACGGATACACTCATTTGAGAACCCGGACTTAAATTCGAAATGTATTCATATATCCATGAAAACTGATACCCTTTTGAGGCTTCTAGCAGCACCGGAAAAGAATAAACCGAATTTTGAAGTGTAGTACTATCCCATCTGATATACAGTAGTCTTCCGCTGTAAACTGAATTATCTGATTCAAATGTATGACCGGAAGTTACATCCATAAATCGTGCGCCGCTAGTACTGTTTGCTGTATTAAAAATAGATGGAGAAGCAACATTAGTCCATCCATAAGCAGCTGGAGTTCCTGCATTATCATTAAAAAATCCGTCCCAGCTATTAATTAAATTTGAAGATTTCAATTTTAAATCGGCAATCGCCATAAGCCCATAATCACCCGTAATTGTCACATAGTAATTACCCGTAAAATTCGAAACAAAAGATAAATCCCCTTTTCTTAATTTGTTGGCATTACCGGTTGTAAATGATTTAGAAGTTATAACTCCTGATCCATCAGCACCTGACGAAATCGCTACATTCAATTTGGCGCCTGGAGCAGCATTAGAAATGTATTCGTAAATCCATGAAAATTCATATCTCAAGCCTTGTTCCAATTTAACTGGATAACTATATGTTGAGGTTGAATAACTTGCGTTGTCCCAGCGAATGTACATTAATCTTCCGCTGTAAACTGTGTTATCTGATTCAAATGTATGTCCCGAAGTTACATCCAGATATCTAACACCACTGGTTGAATTAGCAGTATTCCAAGGAAGGCTTGCAGAAGTATTAGCCCAGCCATAATCATTAGGTTTTCCAGAATTATTCCCTGTAACTCCTGCCCATCTTCCTAGTAGATTATCAGTGCCGTATGCTATTGCTGCTCCTGAATTATCATTCAAAAGATCAAGCGTTTTCGAAGTTAAATAATGTCCGTCCTGATAAATATTGGCAACTCCGTCTTTTATTGCATACCTATAAGTTTGTTCCTGAGCATTATCTGCTGAAGTACTTAAATTATCTGGCAATGACAAGATTGTTGTATTATTAAAAGTAGTTTTATCTAAAGATGTTCTAAATCCGAGTCCGCTTGTGTTTTTAACCTCAACATCTAATCCTCTGCCAGTCGCCGCATTAACTTTGGCTTTTACTTCTAAAGTAAACTCGGTTTGATTAGATAATGGAAATGATATAATATCTGAATTCACAGCACTTGTAAAAGTCTTAGAACCATTTAATGTTGTGGCTAAACTTGCTTTTACAGGCAGATTAGGAGCTTGTGCATGTATATTGAATACAAAAACCGATAACCAGAATAATAAAAATGTGTATAATTTTTTCATATGAAATATTTGTTTTAAAAATTATTTTAAAATTTTTGTTTAATGCTTTCATTGGTAACCGACAAAATTATTTGCTCAAGAAAACTTCAAGACTTCTGTTTATGAGATTAAAACAGAATCAGATTATTCTTTTCGCTATTATTAACAGGCAAAATTTTATTGAAATTTATAGTTATCATTATACATTGTTGAATCTGTAATTCTTCTTTTAAATTATACAGTCACAATATATTTATTCATGCGGATTATATAATGACTGCCAGCATTATCCCTTATAATCTGGGATAATGCTTTAGCAGTCAACATTTATAAAAACTACTATCTAAGAGAGTTTTTTTAGTTTAGAAATCTTTCCAGGATAAATCAACTGCAGTAAAAGAAAACAATTCCAATTACTGCAGTTTAGATATTTTTATAATTAAACAGCTGATTAAAGTTTGGTTTCATCTGCAACGGCATCCTGCCATTTATCCCAGACTTTTACGTTTGCATTGTAACCGTCATAACCAAAGTTCTGGCTTAGCTGCCCTTTAATATTAGCCGTTATAGCGCTGTTTGGAATAGGCCAGTAATTATTGCGTTTGTCCATGGTATAAAACTTAGTACCATTTGGAACAACAATACCAGCTGGATATTTGTTGTAAAGTGTATAATGCACAATACGCTGATACCAATAACTGCCTCCAGATGAACCTATTCCAGATTGTTTATCCCAATCCGTTTTACTGTATGTCTGACCCCACTCATCTGGTTTTCCGCTAAGGGCGAGACAGTGCGAGATACGTTTTAGCTCCACATTCCTCCATTCTTCCAGATAAAGTTCTCTTCCTCTTTCTGCACAAATATCACCAATAGTTACTTGGGTATACATTTGTGCGGCTCCAGCTCTAGCTCTTATAACATTCACATCCTGAGCTGCGCCAGCAGTATTACCTTGATAGAAACGTGCTTCTGCTCTTAACAGATAAGTTTCAGCTAAACGATATAAGTACCAATGCGCTTTGCTTCCCGTACTAGCTCCCTGAAAATCAGTTGCATTTGGATTTGTTTCATTTACAACATCATGCAGATAGATTTTATACAACGGAAAATCAAACCACTCACGAAGAGTATCTTTTGACAACAGAGTGGTACCATTTTTCATTCTAAAATTTTGCTGGTAGTACGCAGAAGTCTTATCACTGTATTTAAGATCTACCATATTCACCCAGTTACCAACAGTACTGTTATGTCTAAGATCTTGCTTATCCTCAATACCGTTTACGACCCACATAGGATGCTGTGAATAATAGGAAGCACTAATAGTAGCAATACCACGTCCCAGTGCTCTTGCATAATCATATTTAGCTTGGTAATTAGCATTGTTTGAGGCAAAACGGCCTGCTGCCTGTTTACCATCAGGCGTAGTAAGCGTACCGGAATTCCAGTTTGGACCAAAAATTCTCATAGAGGCAAATCCTAAAAAAGATTGTACTCCTCCGTTTGGCATTACCATGATAGCTTCTTTATTACCAGCAATAACCTTATTTTCAGGCCTGTGTAAATCCCAGATCACATTTCTGCTAATAGTCCATGTTGTTGGATTTCCTCCTGGATCAAAAGTTCCAAAATTGCTTTGCATTAAAGAATATCCCGATTGATTAATAAGAATATTGGCCTGTGCTTCTGCTTCTGCAAATCTGCCGGATGCTAAATAACACTTAATCAATAACTGACGGCATGCGCCTTTGTTCACCACACCTAGATAAGGTAGTTTTGACTGCTCTGGCACCCATTCTACAGCCTTCTCCATATCGGCTGTAATCATTTCGATGATCGCTTCTTTTTTGGTCGAATAATAACTCTGCTTCGGAACCTCCAAAATTTTAGTAATTAACGGAATATCTCCAAATTGATAGACTAGATTAAGATAACGGTATGCTCTATGAAAATAAGCCTGACCAATATATTTACGTTTAACTTCTTCAGTTAAACTTGTTACATTATCAATGTATGTCAATACAGTATTCGCATATTTAATGCCAGTGTAGCCTTCATCCCAGTAAAATCCTAGGTAAAAATCGTCATTTGTTGCTGTTTTAAAGCTTCCGGTAGGAACTATAGTGTTAGCAAAATCAGAAATAGTGCTGCTATTATCCGTTTTTCCATATTTTGCCATATCAGAGAAAACATATTCCGTACCTATCGGCACACTATTACCGGCAGCATTATAATGAATATAATTATTACGCAGTCCTTTATCAGCAATTGCTAAAACTGCCTGCAATCCAGATTCGGTAGTAAATGTAGTTTCTGGTTCGTAAAACGAAAGCGGATCCGGTTCCAAAAAATCCTTTGAACAAGAAACCAAAAGAGCAGCCACTGCTACTAAAGGTGCAAGTATTGAGATTTTATTTTTTATATATCTTTTCATTGTTGTAATTATTAAAGTGAAACGTTAAAACCTAAATTAAACATTCGTGTAGCCAATCCTCCAGTTTCCGGGTCTCCATAATATTTCCATTCACCAGAAGCCGCCCATGTTGCAGCGTTCTGAACCGAAGCAAAAATTTTGAAATTTCTAACATGCAAACGGTCTAAAAGATCTTTAGGAAATGTATAAGCCAATGAAATATTGTCTAACCGAATAAAACTGCGATCGTATAATTTCGCTGTTCCAGCTCCTGCAGGCCCTCTGGCATCAAGGCGAGCCCAGTCATTGGTTGGATTATCAATTGTCCAATATGGATTTACAAATGGATTGTAATTATTTGTATACAAACTGCCATCGTTGTACGTATTCATATAGCGTCCATCAAGCGATTTGTGCCCCATGTAAGAATACATATTAATTGCCAAATCCCAATTTTTATAAATTTTGAATTCATTACGCAGCGACCAATTAATTGGAGGTGCTGTTTCTCCTAAAAACTGTTTATCTTTCTCATTATAAGTTGGTTTTCCATTAACATCGTCAGCAGTATAACTGTTTTCAACTTTTGGATCACCAGGACGCTGTCCGTATTTTGCTGCTTCCTGCCATTCTTCTTTTTGCCAAATCCCAGTTACTTTATAATCCCAGATTTGAGAAACAGGCTTACCTATAAACCATCCATTAGTCTTATCATCTGACTCTTTCTTTCCGATAACATTCCCATTGGTATCCTTAACATCTTCCATATTTCCATAAAGTGCATTTATAGTATTTTTATTATATGAAAATCCAACGTTGGTAGTCCATTCAAAGTTTGGATTTTTTATATTTAAAGTAGTAAGGCTTACTTCAATCCCTCTGTTCTCAACCTCTCCAAGATTGGTTGCAATTGATCCGAATCCAGAGAAACCAGGCAGACGCTGACTCATAATCATGTCGTTGGTAACCATCCTATAAACATCTATTGTACTTGTGATGCGGTCATTTAAGAAACCAAGGTCAAGACCAATATTTGTTGCAGTTGTTTTTTCCCATTGCAGATTTGGATTCGCCATACGGTCAATTGCTAAATACTTAGTATCAACAATATTTCCTGAACCATCTATATATCCCATCGTTGCTCCAGTTCCAGAACCTAAGTTTGCCAATGCTATATATGGATCAGCAAGCGATCTGTTTCCATTTTTACCCCAAGACAAACGTAATTTACCGGTACTCATAGGCTCCCATTTAAACCAGTTTTCTTTATTAAAGTTCCATCCAAATGCAACGGAAGGAAAAGTTGCATAAGGATACGAAGCTCCAAATGCTGAATATCCATCTCGGCGTACAGTTCCTGTTATCATATAACGATTATCAAACGAATAGAAAAGTCTCGCCATTAATGCATCGGCTGTTTGATGCGTATCGGTTGTAGAAAAAGAGCTGTTTAAAAGAGTGGCATTAGCCGTATTGTGAAACCCTAGAGCATCTGACGGCTGAATATTACGTGCATAAGTAATATCCGACCATGTTTTTAGATCTTCAGCTTCCTGAACAAAAGTGGCTACGATATGGTGTTTCCCAGCAAATGTATGATCCCATGCTAATGTATTATTCAAGTTCCAAGTAAATTTTTTACCGCTACCTCTATCTACTCCTATATTAACAGGATTCCAGTTTTTATTACCTGATGACTGAAAATAACGATTGTAAAAGAGCTCATAGCGCGGAGCAACATTAAATGAATACGTTATACCTGCAGGTAAAGTTACCTTTGTATTAAAAATGGTATTCAGCACAGTATACCCTTTTTCAAGCTCCATATACTGTCTATCGTAGTAGTAATTATATCCTCCAATAGTTGGTCCCATTGGCTGTCTTGCATAATCACCGTTTGTTTCTTTAAAGTTAGAAAACGGACTGTTTCTTAACATATTTGCATCCCAGTAATTAGTACCGGTACCAACAGATATATCTCCATCTGAACGGTCTTGAAAATTAACGTTTGCTCCAAATTCAAGCCAATCCGTAATTTTAGCATCCACTTTCATATTTGCACGAACTGCAGAATAATCATTACCCTGAATAGCTCCTTCTGCCGTTAAATAACCCAAAGACATATAATAATTTACTTTATCGCCTGCTCCGGAGACACTTAAATTATTGTCATGATTTATTCCTGTTCTAAAAGTGCTGTCATACCAGTCGTGTGTTGCTCCTGAAGTAAAATTC
Protein-coding sequences here:
- a CDS encoding glycosyl hydrolase — protein: MKKLYTFLLFWLSVFVFNIHAQAPNLPVKASLATTLNGSKTFTSAVNSDIISFPLSNQTEFTLEVKAKVNAATGRGLDVEVKNTSGLGFRTSLDKTTFNNTTILSLPDNLSTSADNAQEQTYRYAIKDGVANIYQDGHYLTSKTLDLLNDNSGAAIAYGTDNLLGRWAGVTGNNSGKPNDYGWANTSASLPWNTANSTSGVRYLDVTSGHTFESDNTVYSGRLMYIRWDNASYSTSTYSYPVKLEQGLRYEFSWIYEYISNAAPGAKLNVAISSGADGSGVITSKSFTTGNANKLRKGDLSFVSNFTGNYYVTITGDYGLMAIADLKLKSSNLINSWDGFFNDNAGTPAAYGWTNVASPSIFNTANSTSGARFMDVTSGHTFESDNSVYSGRLLYIRWDSTTLQNSVYSFPVLLEASKGYQFSWIYEYISNLSPGSQMSVSVSTAANGGGTVMASKSFVTGAANKLRIGDLSFQSQTAGTYYINVTGAQALFGISDLKVQGQQTASIVIGKNYAAGAVDMAITSVTFENAAYAPEKVISPSLQTLDITANTSVVAYTKSKVVLNGSASLYLKNGYNPLINSTVNLNSADNRLYFENIKPSAVISSQLQYVSVNGVLAGNGTNVSVTNYGSGSVVASYSANYQPLQVFTEENYGGTSQQYVTVMPFDNLGSFDNAVKSFKLKKGYMATFATSADGSGYSRVYIAENEDLEVPILPINLKGTISFVRTMKWHQVTKKGLAGGSTEAINATNITWYYNWNTGMDTTPNVEYVPIRQTQYWPSFTPAYTKDGYTHLLGFNEPDRPDQSNMTVEAAISSWPSLLKSGLRVGSPATSDPFNPWMANFMTKAEANNYRVDYVALHCYWYKTAAQWKSDLQNIYDKYHRPIWITEWNIGANWTANNFPDDVNKLTDANATKHKNDLAAILTVLESADYVERYSIYNWVQDARAMYVTINDAFKTRNPNWQSYVWLQTAPVISSTATDYTVLTPAGQYYAKNASAKAYNSAKEYIPVWKTKVETLSYALSSDYKNITVKWTGTNQELVNKYVLERKLSGESAFSVFYESTNYNILEKNDLVRTHAEYRIKVVGKDNVESAYSAILVYDQPVIPAIPTNFLGEALSASAINLKWSLAAGAESYKIKRSTAIDGTYEILAAYVKDSIFGDTNLASNTDYFYKIASENAGGESQYSAALQVKTLSQAIQSRLTDKKSNTLLNTLEEESVDAISAFPNPTTGQFDIILPTNEDLVTIAIYTLDGKLISTSNYLSESGKVHLNIENQPLGIYLVKIQSHPDKILQIIKK
- a CDS encoding RagB/SusD family nutrient uptake outer membrane protein, translating into MKRYIKNKISILAPLVAVAALLVSCSKDFLEPDPLSFYEPETTFTTESGLQAVLAIADKGLRNNYIHYNAAGNSVPIGTEYVFSDMAKYGKTDNSSTISDFANTIVPTGSFKTATNDDFYLGFYWDEGYTGIKYANTVLTYIDNVTSLTEEVKRKYIGQAYFHRAYRYLNLVYQFGDIPLITKILEVPKQSYYSTKKEAIIEMITADMEKAVEWVPEQSKLPYLGVVNKGACRQLLIKCYLASGRFAEAEAQANILINQSGYSLMQSNFGTFDPGGNPTTWTISRNVIWDLHRPENKVIAGNKEAIMVMPNGGVQSFLGFASMRIFGPNWNSGTLTTPDGKQAAGRFASNNANYQAKYDYARALGRGIATISASYYSQHPMWVVNGIEDKQDLRHNSTVGNWVNMVDLKYSDKTSAYYQQNFRMKNGTTLLSKDTLREWFDFPLYKIYLHDVVNETNPNATDFQGASTGSKAHWYLYRLAETYLLRAEARFYQGNTAGAAQDVNVIRARAGAAQMYTQVTIGDICAERGRELYLEEWRNVELKRISHCLALSGKPDEWGQTYSKTDWDKQSGIGSSGGSYWYQRIVHYTLYNKYPAGIVVPNGTKFYTMDKRNNYWPIPNSAITANIKGQLSQNFGYDGYNANVKVWDKWQDAVADETKL
- a CDS encoding SusC/RagA family TonB-linked outer membrane protein; translation: MFCVLVSLSQVHAYAISNKSAVELQNVQNEKSINGQVSDETGMPLAGATVSVKGTKIAVTTDFDGKFTLKADENSVLVFSFMGFTTKEVALKGNTTINVKLQSETSSLNEVVVVGYGKMKKKDLTGSIVTVKAEALANQNPQTVQDILRGVPGLKVGYSADAKGGGSLQIRGQTSVYSDGGHNSPLIILDGMQFYGELSEINPDDIGQVDILKDASATAVYGSKAAAGVIVISTKKGKNGKPIINITTNTTITSKSAYRDVYSPEGYVKYREDWETAKTYGSNTATGNYEAWITGTAAGKAGYYSNPNQLDQYGISQAQWLAYQPVGQTQGKSLSEVWGLRLGITDAVLLKNFTSGATHDWYDSTFRTGINHDNNLSVSGAGDKVNYYMSLGYLTAEGAIQGNDYSAVRANMKVDAKITDWLEFGANVNFQDRSDGDISVGTGTNYWDANMLRNSPFSNFKETNGDYARQPMGPTIGGYNYYYDRQYMELEKGYTVLNTIFNTKVTLPAGITYSFNVAPRYELFYNRYFQSSGNKNWNPVNIGVDRGSGKKFTWNLNNTLAWDHTFAGKHHIVATFVQEAEDLKTWSDITYARNIQPSDALGFHNTANATLLNSSFSTTDTHQTADALMARLFYSFDNRYMITGTVRRDGYSAFGASYPYATFPSVAFGWNFNKENWFKWEPMSTGKLRLSWGKNGNRSLADPYIALANLGSGTGATMGYIDGSGNIVDTKYLAIDRMANPNLQWEKTTATNIGLDLGFLNDRITSTIDVYRMVTNDMIMSQRLPGFSGFGSIATNLGEVENRGIEVSLTTLNIKNPNFEWTTNVGFSYNKNTINALYGNMEDVKDTNGNVIGKKESDDKTNGWFIGKPVSQIWDYKVTGIWQKEEWQEAAKYGQRPGDPKVENSYTADDVNGKPTYNEKDKQFLGETAPPINWSLRNEFKIYKNWDLAINMYSYMGHKSLDGRYMNTYNDGSLYTNNYNPFVNPYWTIDNPTNDWARLDARGPAGAGTAKLYDRSFIRLDNISLAYTFPKDLLDRLHVRNFKIFASVQNAATWAASGEWKYYGDPETGGLATRMFNLGFNVSL